From Mustela erminea isolate mMusErm1 chromosome 1, mMusErm1.Pri, whole genome shotgun sequence, a single genomic window includes:
- the ADGRE2 gene encoding LOW QUALITY PROTEIN: adhesion G protein-coupled receptor E2 (The sequence of the model RefSeq protein was modified relative to this genomic sequence to represent the inferred CDS: deleted 1 base in 1 codon), producing the protein MVSSMAGLAGVCTMRNGHLWLLPGLLMLLLLPFRAAAQKTSDCARWCPPNSTCVNATACCCSPGFSSSSGVIFTSLLEICEDINECGPLSAVSCGRFADCQNTEGSYYCTCIPGYELASGARMFKNESENTCQDVNECQRKPRICKRGSICANTQGSYTCESPPSLQLNPGDLNLCTDVNECTSGQNPCHSSAHCLNIMGGYKCRCRPGWKPIPGSPNGPSNTVCEDVDECSSQKPMCHESTICINAVGSYKCRCRRGWEPKPGFQNKQPNTTCEEMSFPTWTPPPRIKSQRLSHFFERVQGLGRHFKPALAQDTIQDLIQVVDELLQTPEDLETLSLSDQHCVATSLLGGLEDVLRNLSQALPRGTLTFNASAGTDLSLKVQEQGHRNVTLSSNQAKMLLNWDVVHKSGDSGPSVAGLISTPGMGKLLAEARLVLESEKQAVLHGAHKRILPGVSSVLLSDVISAFTNNKDTQNLSSPITFIFSHHSVSPGPTQKVFCVFWEHSQGGCGHWSTRGCRMVTTTDTSTICQCTHLSSFAVLMDHYNAQEELPGLAVITHVGLGISLLCLLLAALTFLLCKAIQNTSTSIHLQLSMCLFLAHLLFLTAIEQTKIKVLCAIIAGTLHYLYLASFTWMLLEGLNLFLTARNLTVVNYSSVRRFMKKIMFPVGYGVPAIIVAISAASRPYLYGTLTRCWLHTGKRFIWSFLGPVCAIFSVNLVFFLMTLWILKSKLSSLNSDVSTLQNTRMLTFKTTAQLIILGCTWCLGILQVGPAAHVMAYLFTIINSLQGFFIFLVYCLLSQQVREQYKKWFKGIRNRRAESEKYTLSSKVMSDSSRPSMRK; encoded by the exons ATATCAACGAGTGTGGACCACTGTCAGCCGTGTCCTGTGGAAGATTTGCAGACTGCCAGAACACAGAGGGGAGCTACTACTGCACATGCATTCCAGGATACGAGCTTGCTTCTGGGGCAAGAATGTTCAAAAATGAGAGTGAGAACACATGTCAAG ATGTGAATGAATGTCAGCGGAAACCCCGAATCTGTAAAAGAGGCAGTATCTGCGCCAACACTCAGGGCAGCTACACCTGCGAGAGTCCGCCCAGCTTGCAGCTCAACCCGGGGGACCTGAATCTGTGCACA G ATGTGAATGAATGCACATCAGGGCAGAACCCATGCCACAGCTCCGCCCACTGCCTCAACATCATGGGGGGCTACAAGTGCCGCTGCCGCCCTGGCTGGAAGCCCATTCCTGGGTCCCCCAATGGACCAAGCAACACTGTCTGTGAAG ATGTGGACGAGTGCAGCTCCCAGAAGCCTATGTGCCATGAGTCCACCATCTGCATCAACGCCGTGGGCTCGTACAAGTGCCGCTGCCGCCGGGGCTGGGAGCCCAAACCTGGATTCCAGAATAAGCAGCCCAACACCACCTGTGAAG AGATGTCCTTCCCCACCTGGACCCCACCCCCTAGAATCAAGAGCCAG CGGctctcccatttctttgaaagagtcCAAGGTCTGGGGAGACACTTCAAGCCAGCCTTGGCTCAGGACACCATCCAG GACCTCATACAGGTGGTGGATGAGCTGCTCCAGACCCCCGAGGACCTGGAGACCCTGTCCCTCTCAGACCAGCACTGTGTGGCTACGAGCCTGCTCGGTGGCCTGGAGGATGTCCTGAGAAACCTGAGTCAGGCTCTACCTAGGGGAACATTGACCTTCAATGCATCTGCAGGCACAG ACCTGTCCCTAAAGGTGCAGGAGCAAGGACACAGAAATGTCACCTTGAGTTCAAATCAGGCGAAGATGCTGCTGAACTGGGATGTGGTGCACAAATCTGGTGACTCAG GTCCTTCTGTGGCAGGCCTCATCTCCACTCCGGGGATGGGCAAGTTGCTGGCAGAGGCCCGCCTGGTT CTGGAGTCTGAGAAGCAGGCAGTTCTGCACGGGGCACACAAGCGTATTTTGCCAGGAGTCTCCTCGGTTCTGCTCTCAGACGTCATCTCTGCCTTTACGAACAACAAGGACACCCAGAACCTCAGCTCCCCCATCACCTTCATCTTCTCTCATCAT TCAGTGAGCCCTGGGCCAACACAAAAGGTGTTCTGCGTCTTCTGGGAGCACAGTCAGGGTGGCTGTGGTCATTGGTCCACTAGAGGCTGCAGGATGGTGACCACTACAGACACCAGCACCATCTGCCAGTGCACCCATCTCAGCAGCTTTGCCGTTCTCATGGACCACTACAATGCGCAG GAGGAACTTCCCGGGCTGGCTGTGATCACCCATGTGGGGCTGGGCATCTCTCTGCTGTGCCTCCTCCTGGCAGCCCTCACCTTCCTGCTGTGCAAAGCCATCCAGAACACCAGCACCTCAATCCACCTGCAGCTGTCAATGTGCCTCTTCCTGGCCCACCTGCTCTTCCTCACGGCCATCGAACAGACCAAGATCAAG GTGCTGTGTGCCATCATTGCAGGTACCCTACACTATCTCTACCTGGCCTCCTTCACCTGGATGCTGCTGGAGGGTCTGAATCTCTTCCTCACTGCTCGCAACCTGACGGTGGTCAACTACTCCAGTGTGAGGAGGTTCATGAAGAAAATCATGTTCCCTGTGGGCTATGGAGTCCCAGCTATAATTGTGGCCATTTCTGCAGCATCCAGGCCTTACCTTTATGGAACTCTCACACG CTGCTGGCTCCACACAGGAAAGAGATTTATATGGAGCTTCCTTGGACCAGTTTGTGCCATCTTCTCT GtcaatttagttttctttttgatgacCCTCTggattttgaaaagcaaattgtCATCCCTGAACAGTGATGTATCCACTCTCCAGAACACAAG AATGCTGACATTTAAAACCACAGCTCAACTCATCATCTTGGGCTGCACATGGTGCCTGGGCATCCTGCAGGTGGGTCCAGCTGCCCATGTCATGGCTTACCTCTTCACCATCATCAACAGCCTGCAGGGCTTCTTCATCTTCTTGGTGTACTGCCTCCTCAGCCAGCAG GTCCGGGAACAATACAAGAAATGGTTCAAAGGGATCAGGAATAGAAGAGCTGAGTCTGAGAAATACACACTGTCCAGCAAGGTCATGTCTGATTCTTCCAGACCCAGCATG